In a single window of the Acyrthosiphon pisum isolate AL4f chromosome X, pea_aphid_22Mar2018_4r6ur, whole genome shotgun sequence genome:
- the LOC100159540 gene encoding ras-related protein Rab-7L1, with translation MSLLKTQYVNDNDTNLEEKKYRDDHDKLNDCYRRPNARLSDENNDIGNDIRDFHLRDTIMPEKLFKVIIIGDPTVGKTAFVKRYVQKSFSREYKGTVGVDFALKIIKVSETETIKLQLWDIAGQERFTWMTRVYYKDAHGCVIMFDLSNKNSFLNTLKWKKDVDAKCTQLDGGPIPCMLLGNKCDLPQRQIDQLDIEAFYKENNFIGWTETSAKDGLMVNDSMQFLINSMMGQYNDETDQPELVKLSGPNAENKKSCSFC, from the exons ATGTCTTTGCTAAAGACTCAGTACGTAAATGACAACGATACaaatttagaagaaaaaaaatatcgggatgaccatgacaaattaaatgATTGTTACCGCAGACCAAATGCACGCTTGTCAGACGAAAATAATGACATCGGGAATGACATCCGTGATTTTCATCTGAGAG ataCCATAATGCCAGAGAAGTTGTTCAAAGTAATCATAATAGGCGACCCGACTGTGGGCAAGACTGCGTTTGTCAAACGATATGTACAAAAATCATTCAGCAGAGAGTACAAGGGTACCGTTGGTGTTGATTTcgcattaaaaattatcaaagtttcCGAAACGGaaactattaaattacaactatGGGATATAGCAG GTCAAGAGAGGTTTACGTGGATGACCCGCGTGTACTACAAAGACGCACATGGATGTGTGATTATGTTTGATTTGTCAAATAAGAATTCGTTTTTAAACACGCTCAAGTGGAAAAAAGATGTGGATGCAAAATGCACTCAATTAGACGGCGGTCCCATACCGTGCATGTTGTTGGGAAATAAA tGCGATCTGCCCCAACGTCAAATCGATCAATTGGATATCGAGGCGTTCtacaaagaaaacaattttatcggCTGGACAGAGACTTCGGCTAAAGACGGGTTGATGGTTAACGATTCCATGCA gtttttaatcAACTCGATGATGGGACAGTACAACGACGAAACCGACCAACCAGAACTCGTAAAACTCTCCGGTCCTAATGCGGAGAACAAGAAATCGTGTTCATTTTGTTAG